The DNA sequence CGCCGCCGCGGTGCCGTTGGAGACGGCCCGTACGGCGGTCGCGGCGTTGGAGGCGGGGGCGGCCTTAGCCGAGCACGGCTCGAGGAGCGCGGTATCGGACGTGGCGTGCGGCGCGTTATGTCTTGAGGTCTCGGCTCGAGCCGCTGGTTACAACATCCGGATAAACCTGGCCGGTATTGAAAACGCCGACGAACGCGCGCGTTTCGAGGGCGGTTTGGCCGAGATAGAGAAAAAACTGGCCGCGCTCGCGCGCGTCCGGGAGAGGGCCGAGGAACGGTTAGGTTAATAGCCGTCGATGAGGCGTTTGCGGTCTTAAAAAAAGCTTGACACTATAATGGTGATATGATAACCGTTAAGGTAAATAGGAAAGCATATTCCCGGCAGGGAACCTGAGAGCTTTTAAAAGTTCTGCAAAGGGGATGATACAGTGAGGAAGACTATTTTAACGTTGGCCGTTGCGGCGTTGCTCGTCGGCGCTACGGGAGCTACGGCGGGCTCGCTGGCCGACAAGGAAGACACCATCCAATACAAAATCGACTCGGCGTTGAAGCGGGGCGAGATCGATTACGATACGGCTTTGATGTATCGGTTTATGGCGCTCTCGCCGACCGGCCTGGAGCAAGTGCCGGCGCGATACCGCGCCGAGTACTACGCGGAAGACCCCGTGAGCGGTACGCCGGTATACCTCGAGCTTATGAACCGCTGGCCTTACATGAGGGCCGAGATTAAAAATAAGATTACCGAGGTATGCGGCGTTTTGTTTGAGCCGGGGCCGAGCGACGGCGGGACCAGGTACCGGAACCTACCGGGCTTCACCGTCTACGCCAACTACGGCGGCTTCACCGTCTACCACTACGACTCGCGGAAGAAGGACGGCGGCGAGAACTTCCGCATCCACTGGGTATTGGAAGGGTCCCACCGCATCCTCGACACGAACGATTTAAACCAGAACGGCGTGCCGGACATAATCGAGAATTACGCCCGCGACGCGGAATATGCCTGGAAAGTTTGGTGGGCGCATAATTGGTTCGAGCCGCCCCCCGGCCAAAAACGCGAAGAAGCGTATTTGCCGCTCAAAGACTATTATCCCGGACTCCCGTACCCGCCCGAAGAGGATTGGGATTACGGCGGCAACGACCGCTGGGATATCTACCTGGGCCAGTTCACGGGCGGCGTAATCGGTATGACGACCGGCGACCCGTTTGAATTCACCGAGACCTTCCGCGACGACCGCACGCCGTACTTCTTGGAGCAACGCACGTACGACCCGGTGGGAGAAAAGGTTACCGTTGCCCACGAGTCGAATCACGGCGTCCAGTACATGTACGACGTGGTGGAATCTTCGCCGACGGCGGTACCGCGGTGGTATTTCGAAGCTACGGCGACCTGGGGCCAGGAGGAAGCTTACCCCGGCGACCGGGGCGCTATAGGCCGCGCCAACGGCTTCCTGGGTAATACGTTGCAACCTATCGACGCTCCTACAACCGATAACGGTTACTGCTCGGTGATTATCAACTACTTCCTCGTCGACTGGGCCGAGCGCTACTGGAAGCCGCCGGAGTGGGTCCCTCGCAAGGACCGGTGGTTCCCGCGCGACGTTTGGCGCGCTTTGGCCAAGGGCGACGAGTGGTACACCGACGACCCCACCGTCAACCGCGAAAGCAAAGAGGCGATGGGGTACCTGATCCAACTCCACCGTCCGAAATACCAGTACCTCGACGGCCGCATATTCAAGGATACGTTCGAATATTGGACGACTTGGAACTGGTTTACCGGCGAACGCGACGACGGCAAACACTATAAATACGGGAAGGACTTCATTGCGGTTAACCCGCAGAATACGTGGAGCGCTAGCGAGTTGCCGCTGGTGAAGTTTAGGCCGACGGCACCTATGAATCACCTGGGCCACGGCTTCTACCGGTTCGATAGACCGCCCGCTTGGCCGCAAGCCCTGATCACTTTCGCCGGCGACGAGAGCAACGACCCGCCAAGCAAAGACTGGGGCGGCGCCATCTACGTTACGAAGAACGGCTCGACCTGGACCAACCTGAAAGGCGAACAGGGCCAACCGACGTTGATGTTTACGCCGGAAGATAAAGGGATAATCCAGATCCGCAATCCCGGCCAGTACGAGGCCATCGTCGCGATATTCAGCAACGTTTCTTTCGACGGTGACTCTCTGCCGTTCGAATATTCTTACATCCAGGCTAGCGATACCCGGCCGCCGGCGGTGGCGTCCGGCGTCGGCGTAACGCAGACCAACCCCGACTACATCGAGTTGCTGGTCGGTGCCGACGAGAAAATCTTCGGTAAAGCTGAGGTAGAGGTTTATTTCACGTCGGCGAGCGGCAAGAAACGCGCGGAGATCGTGCCGGTAACCGCGGCCAAGGGAAATAAAAACTTCAAGGGCAAGTTCGTCCTCGATATAGGCGATAAGGGTAGCGGCCGGCTGGAATGGCGCGCCGCGGACCTGAGCGGTAATATCGTCTCGGGCGGTAAAGACTTCAGCGCCGGTTTCCTGGCGTCAGGAGGCGGTACCGTCGGCAACGAGAGCGCGTCGCTCAAACTCCCCGCCGGCGCCGTACGCAAACCGACGTTGTTCTTAATCGCCCCGAGCGAAGAGAAAGACGCCGGGGCGGCGGTAGCCGTTGCGGCCGTCCCCGTTGGCGGCGGGGCGCCGACGACCGAGACCGTTGGGCGGGCGTACGAGTTCAGCCCGAATTGGGCGCGGCTGGCGAAGCCGCTCGAGGTGACGCTGTCGTACGAAGGCCTGGAAGTCACGCGCGAGGACTATCTCTCCGTCTACCGTTGGGCCGGCTCGAGCTGGGAAGACCTGGGCGGTACGGTCGACAAGCGCAACCGCCGCGTGGTGGCGGTGACGGACGGCCTCGGCAAGTTCATCCTGGGATACGGCGAGAAGAAGAACACGACGCCGCCCTCGGGCAAACCGATGTCTTTCGGCCTGTTCCAGAACTACCCGAACCCGGCGCGGGACGATACGGTCTTCAAGTACACGCTGCCGGCTCGCGCGGAAGTGGAGCTGGTGGTGTACGACCTGAGCGGCCGCCGCGTCGCGACGGTAGCGAAGGACGTCCGGGAGGCCGGCGTATACGAGGAGCGGTACAGCCTGACGGACGACGGCGGGAAGCCGCTGCCGGCGGGCGTATACCTGTACCGCCTGAGTGCCGGCGCCGACGTCGCGACCAAGAAGATGGTAATAGCTCGCTAAGCCGCGGGCGAACGTAGACCTAATAAGGAGCAAACGAGCTAAAAAAACAAATCCCCAGGAGGAAACATAAATGGGAAAAAGACTTCTGCTCTTGGTTGCGGCCGCGGCGATAATCGTGAGTTTGGGATGCGAGGAAGACCAAGAAATACAAGTCTGGTCGCAGGCCCAGTGGACGGCCGAAGGTTGGAGGCTCTGGCGTAGCGCCGATTACGAAGCGGCGGAGACGGCGTTCGGGAACGCGCTTAAAGTGGACCCGTACTACGCGGAAGCTCACGGCGGCTTGGGTTGGACCTATATGCGGATGCAAAACATGGAGGAGGCCGCCAACGTCTTCGAGGACGCCATCATGGTGAGCGAGCAACCCGGCGCTAAGGTTGAGATTAAGCAAGTGATTTACATGGGCGCGGCGGCGGCGTACGAAGCTTTAGACGAGTACGGGTTATCCGCCGAACGCGGCAAGTACATGGTTAACAAACTCGACGGCCAAACCTTCGCGTTTAAACAAGCGGTCGAAGATGGTGCGGCCCCGACGATTACCGGCTACGACTTGTACATCATACTGGCGCTCGATTATTACGGGTTGGGCGAAACCGGCGACTGCGTATGGGCGATTAATAAAATGCGCGGCATGGTCAAAGAGCCCGCCGACTACAAATTCAAGAACTGGAAAGAGACCACGACCGAGATCGAACGGTTAATCGGCAAAGACCCCTCGTAGCCCATAGCCGACATCCTTTGAACCTTCCGCGGGCAGGGAACTATCCCTGCCCCTTTCTTGTAGCGGTACGGAACGACGTACGGCGTAACTGCTCGTGAAGAGGTTTTTAACCGTCGGTAATTCGGGCCGCGCGCTCCTCCTCGCAGGGTACGGCAAGGCCGCGGGGTCGAGTAAGGATGCCGCGAGTCGGCGTGAGCGGCACGACCGGTAGCTCGCGCGTGATTTCGCCGCGAGCAACGCGTCGTGAGCGGCGCCGAAATAGCTTGACGCGGGCGTATCCAATTATTAAAATCATAATTAACGTCAATCCAAGGAGCGGGCGGATATGAAGAAAGCATATTTTATGATGGCCGTGGTCGGCGCGTTCCTGGTCGGGTTTTTCGTCGCTTGCGGGGACGAGCTCTACAGCTCGAATATACAGCGTATCGTATACGAGGTTTCCGAGGCTAACGTGACGGCGGCCGGCGGTTACATAGACGTTCCCGTTTTGCACGTCGGTACCGCGGGTAAGAGCGGCGCCGGTGAGAT is a window from the bacterium genome containing:
- a CDS encoding T9SS type A sorting domain-containing protein; the encoded protein is MRKTILTLAVAALLVGATGATAGSLADKEDTIQYKIDSALKRGEIDYDTALMYRFMALSPTGLEQVPARYRAEYYAEDPVSGTPVYLELMNRWPYMRAEIKNKITEVCGVLFEPGPSDGGTRYRNLPGFTVYANYGGFTVYHYDSRKKDGGENFRIHWVLEGSHRILDTNDLNQNGVPDIIENYARDAEYAWKVWWAHNWFEPPPGQKREEAYLPLKDYYPGLPYPPEEDWDYGGNDRWDIYLGQFTGGVIGMTTGDPFEFTETFRDDRTPYFLEQRTYDPVGEKVTVAHESNHGVQYMYDVVESSPTAVPRWYFEATATWGQEEAYPGDRGAIGRANGFLGNTLQPIDAPTTDNGYCSVIINYFLVDWAERYWKPPEWVPRKDRWFPRDVWRALAKGDEWYTDDPTVNRESKEAMGYLIQLHRPKYQYLDGRIFKDTFEYWTTWNWFTGERDDGKHYKYGKDFIAVNPQNTWSASELPLVKFRPTAPMNHLGHGFYRFDRPPAWPQALITFAGDESNDPPSKDWGGAIYVTKNGSTWTNLKGEQGQPTLMFTPEDKGIIQIRNPGQYEAIVAIFSNVSFDGDSLPFEYSYIQASDTRPPAVASGVGVTQTNPDYIELLVGADEKIFGKAEVEVYFTSASGKKRAEIVPVTAAKGNKNFKGKFVLDIGDKGSGRLEWRAADLSGNIVSGGKDFSAGFLASGGGTVGNESASLKLPAGAVRKPTLFLIAPSEEKDAGAAVAVAAVPVGGGAPTTETVGRAYEFSPNWARLAKPLEVTLSYEGLEVTREDYLSVYRWAGSSWEDLGGTVDKRNRRVVAVTDGLGKFILGYGEKKNTTPPSGKPMSFGLFQNYPNPARDDTVFKYTLPARAEVELVVYDLSGRRVATVAKDVREAGVYEERYSLTDDGGKPLPAGVYLYRLSAGADVATKKMVIAR
- a CDS encoding tetratricopeptide repeat protein, whose protein sequence is MGKRLLLLVAAAAIIVSLGCEEDQEIQVWSQAQWTAEGWRLWRSADYEAAETAFGNALKVDPYYAEAHGGLGWTYMRMQNMEEAANVFEDAIMVSEQPGAKVEIKQVIYMGAAAAYEALDEYGLSAERGKYMVNKLDGQTFAFKQAVEDGAAPTITGYDLYIILALDYYGLGETGDCVWAINKMRGMVKEPADYKFKNWKETTTEIERLIGKDPS